In a genomic window of Octadecabacter temperatus:
- a CDS encoding ABC transporter ATP-binding protein translates to MANSVEIKDLDLNFGAVKVLKQLNLDIAEGEFLVLLGSSGCGKSTLLNCIAGLLDVSGGQIFIKGENVTWAEPSDRGIGMVFQSYALYPQMTVRGNLSFGLKNAKVPKAEIAKRVDRVAEVLQIEALLDRKPGALSGGQRQRVAIGRALVRDVDVFLFDEPLSNLDAKLRTDLRVELKRLHQKLKNTMIYVTHDQVEAMTLADRISIMKNGLIEQLDTPEVIYAKPCNKYVAEFIGSPAMNLFEGQLNGTAFSGDGFNLDVDGYEFATQTRGEAAAWLGIRPEHILTGDAAKNAAFTGTGEIDIVEPMGSDTLVWVNFAGQSIRVRTEGQSGLKSGEKLTIGFDAARLHLFDAKTEIRL, encoded by the coding sequence ATGGCAAACTCTGTAGAAATTAAAGACTTGGACCTGAATTTCGGGGCCGTCAAAGTTCTTAAACAACTCAACCTCGACATCGCGGAGGGTGAATTCCTCGTGCTGCTCGGATCGTCTGGGTGCGGTAAGTCAACTCTGTTGAACTGCATCGCAGGTCTGCTTGATGTTTCTGGCGGGCAAATCTTCATCAAAGGTGAAAACGTCACATGGGCAGAACCATCGGATCGCGGCATCGGAATGGTGTTCCAGTCCTACGCGCTTTACCCACAGATGACCGTGCGCGGAAACCTGTCGTTCGGTCTGAAGAACGCCAAGGTGCCAAAAGCCGAAATTGCCAAACGGGTAGATCGGGTTGCTGAAGTTCTGCAAATCGAAGCGCTGCTAGATCGCAAGCCCGGTGCATTGTCCGGCGGCCAGCGCCAGCGCGTTGCGATCGGGCGTGCATTGGTGCGTGACGTGGATGTTTTCCTGTTTGATGAACCGCTGTCCAACCTTGATGCCAAACTACGTACAGACCTGCGCGTCGAGTTGAAGCGTCTGCATCAGAAGCTCAAGAACACCATGATCTACGTGACCCACGATCAGGTCGAGGCGATGACCTTGGCTGACCGCATTTCGATCATGAAAAACGGCCTGATTGAACAGCTCGACACACCCGAAGTGATCTACGCCAAGCCCTGCAATAAATACGTTGCGGAGTTCATCGGCTCACCCGCCATGAACCTGTTTGAGGGCCAACTGAATGGCACTGCGTTCTCTGGCGATGGCTTCAACCTTGACGTCGACGGTTATGAATTTGCGACACAAACACGTGGCGAAGCGGCCGCGTGGTTGGGCATTCGCCCTGAGCATATCCTCACAGGGGACGCAGCCAAAAACGCGGCTTTCACTGGAACGGGCGAGATCGACATCGTCGAACCGATGGGGTCTGACACCTTGGTTTGGGTGAATTTTGCAGGGCAATCCATACGCGTCCGCACTGAGGGCCAATCAGGTCTGAAGTCCGGTGAAAAATTGACGATCGGATTTGATGCAGCACGGCTGCATTTGTTCGACGCAAAAACTGAAATTCGACTCTAA
- a CDS encoding sugar phosphate isomerase/epimerase family protein has protein sequence MTPALQLYSMRDCADQIALLAQLPALGITKVEGYGGVYGDPAAYRAAMDANGISMPSGHMGLDDIEADFDATMNIVTALGITRVFAPFLDEKDRPDTKQGWADLGARLNAAGKKYAEHGISFGWHNHDFEFVALADGSVPMDVLLESAPDIAWEADLAWVVRGGRDPIEYIQRYADRLSAIHVKDIATAGTNLDEDGWADLGAGTMDWAALLQACRNASSDLIFALEHDKPSDPVGYATRSAAAFKILWENTHD, from the coding sequence ATGACACCAGCACTCCAACTTTATTCAATGCGCGACTGCGCAGATCAAATCGCGCTATTGGCGCAACTACCCGCCCTTGGGATCACCAAAGTAGAAGGCTATGGCGGCGTTTACGGCGACCCTGCTGCCTACCGCGCGGCAATGGATGCCAACGGGATTTCCATGCCATCCGGCCACATGGGACTGGACGATATTGAAGCCGACTTTGATGCCACGATGAACATCGTGACAGCGCTCGGGATAACGCGGGTTTTCGCGCCGTTCCTTGATGAAAAAGATCGCCCCGACACCAAGCAAGGCTGGGCCGACCTGGGCGCGCGGTTGAATGCTGCGGGCAAGAAATATGCGGAACACGGTATCTCGTTTGGGTGGCACAACCACGACTTCGAATTCGTCGCGCTTGCGGATGGCAGCGTGCCAATGGACGTATTGCTAGAGTCCGCGCCAGATATCGCATGGGAAGCCGATCTTGCATGGGTCGTACGTGGCGGGCGTGACCCGATCGAATACATCCAGCGATACGCGGACCGTCTGTCTGCCATTCATGTCAAAGATATCGCTACAGCTGGCACCAATCTGGATGAAGATGGCTGGGCCGACCTTGGGGCAGGCACGATGGATTGGGCCGCCCTATTGCAGGCCTGCCGCAACGCGTCGAGTGATCTGATCTTCGCCTTAGAACACGACAAGCCGAGCGATCCGGTTGGCTACGCAACGCGTTCAGCGGCGGCCTTCAAAATCCTGTGGGAGAACACGCATGACTGA
- a CDS encoding Gfo/Idh/MocA family protein, with amino-acid sequence MTDTLGVGIIGCGNISAAYLQLAPMFKGYDIVAVADINMENAKDRAAEFGVRAETVEGLLAATDVDLVINLTIPAAHVDVSRAILEAGKHVYSEKPFVLSLAEAQELGDLAKANNLRIGSAPDTFMGGSHQLARNLIDNGAVGNVMSGAAVVMSSGMEDWHPNPDFFFQKGGGPILDLGPYYICNLVQLLGPVKKVTSFTGMASETRTIANGPRNGETVPVETPTTIHSVLSFESGAIITLLASWDVWASNHPIMELYGTEGTMNLPDPNFFGGELTVTERGGDPIEKSWDHPFSVPNFEETQANYRGAGLADMALAISEGRPHRCNDEFATHVVEVMTAILEAGDDNVVMTMKTTCSKPDVLGPDAARALLA; translated from the coding sequence ATGACTGATACGCTTGGTGTTGGCATCATTGGATGCGGGAACATTTCGGCGGCGTATTTACAGCTCGCTCCGATGTTCAAAGGCTATGACATCGTCGCCGTGGCTGATATTAATATGGAGAACGCGAAAGACCGTGCGGCCGAATTTGGCGTACGTGCTGAAACGGTCGAAGGTCTGCTTGCCGCGACTGATGTTGATCTGGTTATCAACCTTACGATCCCAGCGGCCCATGTTGACGTGTCCCGTGCCATTCTAGAAGCGGGCAAACACGTCTATTCTGAAAAGCCGTTTGTTCTAAGCCTTGCTGAGGCACAAGAACTTGGCGATTTGGCGAAGGCCAACAATCTGCGGATTGGATCGGCACCTGACACATTCATGGGCGGCAGCCACCAGTTGGCCCGCAATTTGATTGATAATGGCGCGGTCGGAAATGTCATGTCTGGTGCGGCTGTTGTCATGTCCAGCGGTATGGAAGATTGGCACCCGAACCCTGATTTCTTCTTTCAGAAGGGTGGCGGTCCGATCCTCGATCTTGGCCCATACTACATTTGCAATCTCGTGCAACTCCTCGGTCCCGTCAAAAAGGTCACGAGCTTTACGGGCATGGCCAGCGAAACGCGTACAATCGCCAATGGTCCACGCAATGGTGAAACCGTTCCGGTCGAAACGCCAACGACGATCCATTCTGTACTGTCTTTTGAATCTGGCGCGATCATCACACTGCTTGCCAGCTGGGATGTCTGGGCGAGCAATCACCCGATCATGGAGCTTTACGGCACGGAAGGGACGATGAACCTGCCTGACCCGAACTTCTTTGGTGGTGAGTTGACAGTGACCGAGCGCGGCGGCGATCCGATTGAGAAATCATGGGACCACCCGTTTAGTGTTCCGAATTTCGAAGAGACCCAAGCCAACTATCGCGGCGCGGGTTTGGCGGACATGGCTTTGGCAATTTCTGAAGGCCGTCCACATCGCTGCAACGATGAATTCGCAACCCATGTGGTCGAAGTCATGACTGCGATCCTTGAAGCAGGGGACGACAACGTCGTCATGACAATGAAAACAACCTGTAGCAAGCCCGACGTGCTAGGCCCCGATGCGGCCCGCGCACTATTGGCATAG
- a CDS encoding sugar phosphate isomerase/epimerase family protein: MTSSIKGPALFLAQFLGDEAPFNSLPAIVEWAAGLGYKGVQIPSWDARVFDLEKAASSKAYCDEIKEICAKHDVTITELSCHLQGQLIAVNPAYDTAFDAFAPEHLHGNPDARQAWAVDQVIKVAQASKNLGLKGAVGFTGSLAFPYVYPWPQRPAGLIEEAFGELARRWKPILDIYDEAGVDLGFEIHPGEDVFDGTTFERFLAALDNHPRCKITYDPSHFLLQQMDYLAFIDIYHDRISAFHVKDAEFNPTGKQGVYSGYADWTDRAGRFRSLGDGQVDFKGIFSKLTQYGFDGWAVLEWECCLKHPEQGAAEGAPFIADHLIRQTERAFDDFAGGKSDPVALRKMMGF; encoded by the coding sequence ATGACGAGTTCTATTAAAGGCCCCGCGCTGTTTCTCGCCCAGTTTCTGGGGGATGAAGCGCCGTTCAATTCCTTACCCGCGATTGTCGAATGGGCTGCGGGCTTGGGGTATAAAGGCGTGCAAATTCCGTCTTGGGATGCGCGGGTCTTTGATCTGGAAAAGGCGGCGTCTAGCAAGGCCTATTGTGATGAAATCAAAGAGATTTGCGCCAAACACGACGTGACCATCACAGAGCTTTCGTGTCATCTGCAAGGCCAGTTGATCGCGGTTAATCCGGCCTATGACACGGCATTTGATGCGTTCGCACCAGAACACTTGCATGGCAATCCTGACGCGCGTCAGGCATGGGCCGTGGATCAGGTAATCAAGGTTGCGCAGGCGTCAAAGAACCTTGGCCTCAAGGGGGCCGTGGGCTTCACTGGATCGCTGGCGTTTCCCTATGTTTACCCATGGCCGCAGCGGCCAGCAGGTTTGATCGAGGAGGCGTTCGGCGAACTAGCGCGCCGTTGGAAGCCGATCTTGGATATCTATGACGAAGCTGGCGTTGATTTAGGCTTTGAAATTCACCCCGGTGAAGACGTGTTTGACGGCACCACGTTTGAGCGTTTCCTTGCGGCCCTCGATAACCATCCCCGTTGTAAGATCACCTATGATCCATCGCACTTCTTGCTGCAGCAAATGGACTATCTCGCGTTTATCGACATCTACCATGACCGCATCAGCGCCTTTCACGTAAAGGACGCCGAGTTCAACCCAACGGGTAAGCAGGGTGTCTATTCTGGCTATGCGGATTGGACAGATCGCGCGGGTCGTTTCCGCTCGCTCGGGGATGGTCAGGTTGATTTCAAAGGCATCTTTTCGAAGCTCACTCAATATGGGTTCGACGGTTGGGCGGTGCTCGAATGGGAATGCTGCCTAAAGCATCCAGAACAGGGTGCCGCAGAGGGTGCGCCGTTTATTGCCGATCACTTGATCCGACAGACTGAGCGGGCGTTTGATGATTTCGCGGGTGGTAAGTCCGACCCAGTTGCCCTTCGTAAAATGATGGGGTTCTAG
- a CDS encoding Gfo/Idh/MocA family protein, translating to MAPLKLGMVGGGQGAFIGGVHRMASRLDGCFDLVAGAFSSDPTRAHASAAELGIASDRSYADFVEMAKAEAARDDGIDAVSIVTPNHLHGPIAEAFLAQDISVICDKPMTATLAQAESLVAAAEASKGHFFLTHNYTGYPMIRQARQMVAEGALGEIRTVEANYLQDWLSVAPDEDNKQAKWRLDAAQSGGGAIGDIGTHAHNLACFVLGQRVTSLSATLTSHFAGRMVDDDARITLEFEGRAKGHIWASQVAIGNENNLTLAVYGSKGSLRWAQENPNVLCFSELGKAPQMMTRGGAGVSVAAVGVTRIPAGHPEGYLEAFATLYKEAAQVMSSQDGSHATISIQDGLDGVRFVDACQRSSRGASAWIELG from the coding sequence ATGGCTCCTCTGAAGCTCGGCATGGTTGGCGGTGGTCAAGGCGCGTTCATTGGGGGCGTACATCGCATGGCGTCACGTCTTGATGGGTGCTTCGATTTGGTCGCGGGGGCCTTTTCGTCGGACCCAACGCGCGCCCACGCGTCTGCCGCTGAGCTTGGGATCGCATCGGATCGCTCATACGCGGACTTTGTTGAAATGGCGAAAGCTGAAGCCGCCCGAGATGACGGAATAGATGCGGTGTCGATCGTGACACCGAACCACCTGCACGGGCCAATCGCCGAAGCCTTTCTGGCGCAAGACATCTCAGTCATCTGCGACAAACCAATGACGGCGACGTTAGCGCAGGCTGAAAGCCTCGTGGCGGCGGCCGAAGCGTCCAAAGGGCATTTCTTTCTGACGCACAACTATACCGGCTACCCGATGATCCGTCAGGCGCGCCAGATGGTCGCCGAAGGCGCATTAGGTGAAATCCGAACTGTCGAAGCAAACTACTTGCAAGACTGGCTGAGCGTTGCCCCGGATGAGGACAACAAACAGGCCAAATGGAGGTTGGATGCAGCCCAATCTGGCGGCGGTGCAATTGGCGACATTGGCACGCATGCCCATAACCTCGCATGTTTTGTGTTGGGTCAACGCGTGACATCGCTCAGCGCCACGCTCACATCCCATTTCGCAGGGCGCATGGTTGATGATGATGCGCGGATTACGTTGGAGTTTGAGGGTCGCGCAAAGGGTCACATTTGGGCCAGCCAAGTCGCGATAGGCAATGAGAATAATCTGACCTTGGCCGTGTATGGCAGCAAAGGGTCACTGCGCTGGGCGCAAGAGAACCCAAACGTTCTTTGTTTCAGTGAATTGGGAAAAGCACCGCAAATGATGACCCGAGGCGGGGCAGGGGTGAGCGTGGCTGCGGTGGGTGTTACGCGGATTCCGGCGGGCCATCCGGAGGGCTACTTAGAGGCTTTTGCGACGCTGTATAAAGAAGCTGCTCAGGTCATGAGTTCGCAAGATGGTTCTCACGCGACCATTAGCATTCAAGACGGTCTTGATGGGGTTCGCTTCGTGGACGCATGCCAACGATCATCGCGTGGCGCGTCTGCGTGGATCGAACTTGGCTAG
- a CDS encoding YaeQ family protein, protein MAQKATIYKVELSVSDMDRHYYETHKLTVAKHPSETDERLMVRVLAFALNAHEHLEMTKGLSTDDEPDIWQKSLSGELDLWVALGLPSEKIVRQSCGKADKVVIYSYGGRTADMWWEKIKNSTTRFDNLQVMNLPENETRDLGAMAGRSMKLQVNIQDGEVMVSVDDSMVYVTPIEWKSAG, encoded by the coding sequence ATGGCGCAAAAAGCTACGATCTACAAAGTTGAACTCTCTGTTTCTGATATGGATCGCCATTATTATGAGACGCACAAGCTGACAGTTGCAAAACATCCATCAGAAACGGATGAGCGGTTGATGGTGCGTGTCCTTGCCTTTGCCCTGAATGCGCACGAGCATTTGGAGATGACAAAGGGTCTTTCAACGGATGATGAGCCCGACATTTGGCAAAAAAGCCTGAGCGGTGAGTTGGACCTTTGGGTCGCGCTAGGTTTGCCGAGCGAGAAAATCGTGCGCCAGTCCTGCGGCAAAGCCGACAAAGTGGTCATCTACAGTTACGGTGGGCGGACCGCAGATATGTGGTGGGAAAAGATCAAAAACAGCACCACCCGTTTCGACAACCTACAGGTCATGAATTTGCCGGAAAACGAGACCCGTGATCTTGGTGCAATGGCAGGTCGTTCAATGAAGTTGCAGGTGAACATTCAAGACGGCGAAGTCATGGTAAGTGTTGATGACAGCATGGTCTACGTGACGCCGATTGAATGGAAAAGTGCTGGGTAG
- a CDS encoding exonuclease domain-containing protein, protein MNKFGHLTTLPAGPFRFIALDVETAGKTIGGICQIGLGFVSNTGDVQTYSVLIDPEEPFEPFNTELHGISAQSVEGAGTFPTVFGALFELLNAHSLVQHSTFDEKALTAACTRYGVPMITSHWTNSVTVARQAWPELKGAGGHGLANLKKHLGLEFHHHDAGEDARAAATVVLKAEEILGAGFSHLKINRQLKFKF, encoded by the coding sequence TTGAACAAATTTGGACATCTCACAACGTTGCCGGCTGGCCCCTTTCGTTTCATTGCGCTCGACGTCGAAACGGCAGGAAAAACGATCGGTGGGATATGCCAGATCGGGCTTGGTTTTGTCAGCAACACAGGTGACGTTCAGACCTATTCCGTATTGATCGACCCTGAAGAACCGTTTGAGCCATTCAACACCGAGCTGCATGGGATTTCGGCACAGTCCGTGGAGGGGGCCGGGACATTTCCGACGGTCTTTGGTGCACTGTTTGAGTTGTTGAACGCGCATTCCCTCGTGCAGCACAGTACGTTTGACGAAAAGGCGCTTACCGCGGCGTGTACCCGTTACGGCGTGCCGATGATCACGTCACATTGGACCAACAGCGTCACTGTTGCGCGTCAGGCTTGGCCTGAATTGAAAGGCGCGGGTGGGCATGGGCTTGCGAACTTAAAGAAACACCTTGGGCTTGAATTCCATCACCACGACGCGGGCGAGGATGCGCGTGCGGCGGCCACGGTTGTTTTGAAGGCAGAGGAAATCTTGGGGGCAGGGTTCTCTCATCTCAAAATCAATCGCCAATTGAAGTTTAAGTTTTGA
- a CDS encoding helix-turn-helix domain-containing protein, protein MHTDGTIALSAACLGLALAGVMSALRGTQDGLVRYYLTLVFGVFGGMVSTPLVFTFAFSMYGFYLPIVLVLLLILPPAVFYYVVAKTTELEPSTMRWRDLILPIAGSFVMFGYWLQPASAKTAMFIEGKLPAGYVLSTLVLATFVLIFCWLVSSCVYLVATLRRLRAYRTKLRTLYSNLDDRELRWLDWFVISLVTLWAVTAFTSVAENTGLDQAVFEELVYGLTACLLLFVMAFASIAPPETEAEAPEEPDETSEEKYARSALTEAHAQQLASRITSAMEKDALYLDPNLSLQKLSRHAGALPNQVSQTLNEQIGSTFFDYIARHRIEAAKPMIREGRASTLTVSLDVGFNSRSTFYKAFKRETGMTPKAFRDAAKDTLRLEY, encoded by the coding sequence ATGCATACTGATGGAACCATTGCCCTCTCTGCCGCCTGCTTGGGGCTCGCACTTGCAGGCGTAATGTCTGCGTTACGCGGTACGCAAGACGGGCTTGTTCGGTATTATCTTACATTGGTTTTTGGAGTGTTTGGCGGCATGGTTTCGACACCACTCGTCTTTACGTTCGCCTTCTCGATGTACGGTTTTTACCTTCCAATCGTTTTGGTTTTGCTTCTTATTCTGCCACCAGCGGTCTTCTATTACGTGGTTGCAAAGACGACTGAACTCGAACCTTCGACCATGCGATGGCGAGACTTGATCTTACCGATCGCGGGCAGTTTCGTGATGTTTGGCTATTGGTTGCAGCCAGCCAGCGCCAAAACTGCTATGTTCATTGAGGGTAAATTGCCTGCGGGCTATGTGCTTTCCACGCTGGTTCTAGCAACGTTCGTCTTGATCTTTTGTTGGTTGGTTTCGTCTTGTGTTTATCTCGTCGCGACGTTGCGAAGATTGCGCGCGTACCGAACTAAACTACGCACACTCTATTCGAATCTGGATGACCGTGAATTGAGGTGGCTAGACTGGTTTGTGATTTCCCTCGTCACGCTTTGGGCAGTCACTGCATTCACCTCTGTCGCCGAGAACACGGGGTTAGATCAGGCCGTTTTCGAAGAACTCGTTTACGGCCTAACGGCGTGCCTGTTGTTGTTCGTGATGGCCTTCGCATCAATTGCCCCTCCCGAAACGGAAGCCGAGGCACCTGAGGAACCAGATGAAACCTCCGAGGAGAAATATGCGAGATCGGCCTTGACCGAAGCCCATGCGCAGCAACTGGCGTCGCGCATCACATCTGCAATGGAGAAGGATGCTCTGTATCTTGACCCGAACCTGTCTTTGCAAAAACTTTCACGCCATGCAGGTGCCCTGCCCAATCAGGTTTCCCAGACGCTCAACGAACAAATCGGGTCAACGTTCTTCGACTATATCGCGCGCCACCGGATTGAGGCTGCCAAGCCAATGATACGAGAGGGCCGCGCATCGACGTTAACAGTGTCACTCGATGTCGGCTTCAACTCGCGCTCAACATTTTACAAAGCGTTCAAGCGGGAAACGGGTATGACACCAAAGGCGTTTAGAGACGCGGCGAAAGACACGCTCAGACTAGAATATTGA
- a CDS encoding MipA/OmpV family protein, which translates to MKTITTFTATLVLTLPASVFAQDRSEDTFAGHDIFFTVSGGVISAPSFLGSSETSVYAIPNISVAIGDRLNISLLEGIEYDVYKEGNLTAGAILTYDFGREDTPSDHSLLLSDVASSEITGLGGIEETAEFGGYIEYTYGNLQTSVEVRKGVDGGHSGLVGDVDVTYNAPVEILGRQSVISFGSTASFSDDSYASTFFDVSAAQSAASGISEYDANGGIISYGLHASAYVPLNEHIALVGFAKYDHLAGDVRDSSIVQERGSEQQTTAGLVLNYTF; encoded by the coding sequence ATGAAAACGATCACGACATTTACCGCAACTCTGGTGCTAACTCTCCCCGCCAGCGTTTTCGCGCAAGACCGGTCCGAAGACACCTTTGCCGGGCACGATATTTTCTTTACCGTGTCGGGTGGCGTTATCTCTGCGCCGTCCTTCCTTGGTAGCAGCGAAACGTCGGTCTACGCGATCCCGAACATCTCGGTCGCCATCGGGGATCGCCTGAATATCTCATTGCTCGAAGGGATCGAATATGATGTCTATAAAGAAGGCAACCTGACCGCGGGCGCGATTTTGACATATGATTTTGGCCGCGAAGATACCCCGTCAGACCATTCGCTGTTGCTATCCGATGTCGCAAGTTCAGAGATCACTGGGTTGGGAGGTATTGAAGAAACGGCCGAATTCGGGGGCTATATCGAATACACCTATGGAAACCTGCAAACCTCGGTTGAGGTGCGCAAAGGTGTTGATGGTGGTCACTCCGGTCTCGTTGGCGATGTTGACGTCACCTACAACGCCCCCGTCGAAATCCTTGGCAGGCAGTCCGTCATCTCATTCGGCTCGACGGCCAGTTTCTCGGATGATAGCTATGCGAGCACGTTCTTTGATGTCTCTGCTGCACAATCGGCAGCATCCGGAATTAGTGAGTACGACGCCAACGGCGGTATCATTTCATACGGCTTGCACGCATCTGCCTATGTGCCTTTGAACGAGCACATCGCCCTTGTTGGCTTTGCCAAGTATGACCATCTCGCCGGAGACGTGCGCGATTCATCGATCGTGCAAGAGCGCGGGTCCGAGCAACAAACGACCGCTGGGCTTGTGCTCAATTACACCTTTTAA
- a CDS encoding transporter, with translation MVEAKTHLATKPRWLTPVLFSTTIFLSASLLFFVQPLFTKIVLPHVGGAPAVWTTAMLFFQTVLIGGYLYAHLITRYLSVRAQIALHLTLWALALFFLPLAVSAGWSYDAEQSTAGQTLLLFAAGVGLPFAVLSANAPLIQTWYARTGGYSADDPYFLYGASNLGSLIALLGFPLVAEPLFGATQIGWGWTVGFWALGALLLASGLMARGRHVRTVAQTQTQSAPSLKTRLLWALIAFVPSSMMLAVTTKLTTDIGSVPLIWVIPLALFLLTFVMVFTNRPVASMATLRLGYLIGLGVLAVVFSNLLGIHVSVWSAVLTVVAFFLTALYAHALLYSERPSAEHLTTFYVTMSVGGAFGGFFNSIIAPSLFNELHEGAITVAVAAILLLIRAVRPSRTALFGALALVVVILAKTTLISTFGIFVFGAIAIVLFLAVATTIRHTEHALAWVIVGFLVAGQVFVNHGTPLLRDRSFFGTHKIVEQDGLRIYGNGTTTHGAQRIVDLTADRPEPQLYYHRNGPMAQVLTSAKADASGTVGIVGLGIGALACYGQPHQDWHFYEIDALVSDIAHDPSHFTFMSRCAPDAPTHLGDARMVLAEQDGLSFDILVIDAYSSDSVPVHLTTVEAFEIYLEHLNDDGVLVFHISNRYYDISRPLGRLAETLGLEARIQDYTGNTAADPGDVGSRVVVLSRHSEGLGDLNADPRWTPLASDGGRVWTDDFANVLEVLNR, from the coding sequence ATGGTCGAAGCAAAAACGCATCTTGCTACAAAACCGCGCTGGCTGACGCCCGTGCTTTTCAGCACGACAATCTTCTTGTCTGCATCGTTGTTGTTTTTTGTTCAGCCCTTGTTCACGAAAATTGTGCTTCCGCATGTTGGTGGGGCGCCCGCTGTGTGGACAACGGCGATGTTGTTTTTCCAAACGGTCTTAATCGGCGGTTATCTGTATGCGCATTTGATAACGCGGTACTTGTCAGTTCGCGCACAGATCGCATTGCATTTGACGCTTTGGGCGCTTGCATTGTTTTTCCTGCCTCTGGCCGTAAGTGCTGGCTGGAGCTATGATGCTGAGCAGTCGACAGCGGGACAAACGCTTCTATTGTTCGCTGCGGGCGTTGGCCTTCCGTTCGCTGTCTTGTCGGCGAACGCGCCGCTTATTCAGACTTGGTATGCACGCACGGGTGGTTATTCAGCAGACGATCCGTATTTCCTTTATGGTGCATCTAACCTTGGCTCGTTGATTGCATTGCTGGGTTTTCCTTTGGTTGCCGAACCCTTGTTTGGGGCGACCCAAATCGGTTGGGGCTGGACGGTTGGGTTCTGGGCTTTAGGTGCACTGTTGCTCGCCTCGGGTTTAATGGCGCGCGGGCGACATGTTCGCACAGTTGCCCAAACGCAAACCCAGTCTGCGCCGAGCCTGAAAACACGCTTACTCTGGGCGCTTATTGCGTTTGTTCCCTCCTCTATGATGTTGGCGGTTACCACTAAACTTACGACCGACATCGGGTCCGTACCATTGATCTGGGTGATCCCGCTTGCGCTTTTCTTGCTAACCTTTGTGATGGTTTTCACAAACCGGCCTGTCGCGTCTATGGCGACGCTCCGATTGGGTTACCTCATTGGACTTGGCGTTCTGGCGGTGGTGTTCTCAAACTTGCTGGGCATTCATGTATCTGTCTGGTCCGCGGTTTTAACCGTCGTGGCTTTCTTTTTGACGGCGCTTTACGCGCATGCGCTACTTTATTCGGAACGCCCATCAGCCGAGCACCTGACGACGTTTTACGTGACCATGTCTGTTGGCGGCGCCTTTGGCGGTTTCTTCAATTCGATCATTGCACCCAGCCTGTTTAACGAACTGCATGAGGGTGCAATCACTGTGGCCGTTGCTGCGATACTTCTGCTGATCCGGGCAGTTCGCCCATCGCGGACGGCATTGTTTGGCGCGCTGGCTTTGGTCGTTGTGATACTGGCGAAAACAACGCTGATCAGCACTTTCGGGATTTTCGTTTTTGGCGCTATCGCGATTGTCCTTTTCCTCGCGGTCGCGACCACAATCCGACACACCGAACATGCTCTTGCTTGGGTGATCGTAGGGTTTCTTGTCGCAGGGCAGGTGTTTGTTAATCACGGCACCCCGCTTCTTAGGGACCGTAGTTTCTTCGGGACACATAAGATCGTGGAGCAAGATGGTTTGCGCATCTATGGCAACGGCACCACAACCCACGGTGCGCAGCGAATCGTTGATCTGACGGCTGACCGTCCCGAACCACAGCTCTATTATCATCGCAACGGTCCTATGGCGCAGGTTCTTACGTCTGCCAAAGCGGATGCTTCAGGGACTGTCGGCATCGTTGGGTTAGGAATTGGCGCATTGGCTTGCTATGGCCAACCCCATCAAGATTGGCATTTTTATGAAATCGACGCATTGGTTTCCGACATTGCCCATGATCCAAGTCATTTTACCTTCATGAGCCGTTGCGCTCCGGATGCACCGACCCACCTTGGCGATGCGCGTATGGTCCTAGCTGAACAGGATGGATTGAGCTTTGATATCCTTGTGATCGATGCCTATTCATCGGATTCCGTGCCCGTGCATTTGACGACAGTCGAAGCATTCGAAATTTACCTCGAACATCTCAACGACGACGGTGTGTTGGTTTTCCATATCTCCAACCGCTACTATGACATCAGCCGCCCACTGGGGCGTCTGGCCGAAACCTTGGGACTAGAGGCGCGCATTCAGGATTATACGGGTAACACTGCCGCGGATCCCGGCGATGTAGGGTCGCGCGTTGTTGTCCTTTCACGCCACAGTGAAGGTTTGGGTGATTTGAACGCCGATCCACGATGGACGCCTTTAGCATCTGATGGCGGCCGTGTCTGGACCGATGACTTTGCAAACGTTTTGGAAGTGCTGAACCGCTGA